From Thalassotalea euphylliae, the proteins below share one genomic window:
- a CDS encoding multiheme c-type cytochrome: MKLTKFILTLTFTLISYHSIANQGNCVSCHQKQVSNWQKSDHAKAMAIANVDTVLANFNNVETTHYSQKAKFYRKNGKFLIDLTEAGETSSYEVMYTFGHYPLQQFLVPTQNGKYQVFPFAWDSRPSSEGGQRWYPNYANEDVKPNDRLHWNQPLQNWNGMCADCHSDGLQRNFSPVTNSFNTTWDNINVGCQSCHGNMPSEHAVSGQNNEGTLLSNKEKSDLLNWLLVPGDKVARLRNQKSEVASQEQKAQRGQFMNTCFSCHALRAPLTDGFKPNKHLLEQFSPNFLVPPLYHADGQIKDEVYVYGSFLQSKMYDEGVNCLDCHDAHSMKVKTQTNGLCLQCHNAEIYEQEKHTNHPLDSKAGQCVSCHMPETTYMGVDARRDHSFKIPRPDLSNEFSTPNACISCHSDKNNSWAAEHLQSWFGKPQALSNSEQNYMKLMSNQELPLEVHLALINDDDMSEIKRATAISLLPYTTQILSDHVVKNWANSHLPLIRLATAQVGNLLPEKDKNLSFKNLLNDEFKAIRVAAANHFISDNLEWFPNFKYALKELLKSGNASAWRGEGLFNQALIDLKLRREKAAIEKLEQSIAIDPYFAASYINLGDIYRSLKLVKKEQQLFEIALNKIPTSAEIQYSYGMFLIRSGDKASSIKHFKLAMKYDAKNPQYPYLYVLALDSVGNTRKALEFLKDIYPDYKSNISLRDLGLSFSQKLRDRESYLFFTQ, encoded by the coding sequence TTGCCAATGTCGATACTGTTTTGGCAAATTTCAACAATGTAGAAACGACACACTATTCTCAAAAAGCTAAATTTTATAGAAAGAATGGAAAGTTCTTAATTGATTTAACTGAAGCTGGTGAAACATCTTCATATGAAGTGATGTACACCTTTGGACACTACCCTCTTCAGCAATTCTTAGTACCAACTCAAAATGGAAAGTATCAGGTTTTTCCTTTTGCTTGGGACAGTCGTCCATCTTCAGAAGGTGGACAACGTTGGTATCCAAACTATGCAAATGAAGACGTAAAACCTAATGATAGATTACACTGGAATCAACCGTTGCAAAACTGGAACGGTATGTGTGCTGATTGTCATTCAGATGGCCTTCAGCGGAATTTTAGCCCGGTAACGAACTCATTCAATACAACGTGGGATAATATCAATGTAGGTTGCCAGTCTTGCCACGGAAATATGCCATCAGAACACGCAGTTTCGGGTCAAAACAATGAAGGCACTCTATTAAGCAATAAAGAAAAAAGCGATTTATTAAATTGGCTATTGGTTCCGGGTGATAAAGTAGCTAGATTAAGAAACCAGAAAAGTGAGGTAGCCTCGCAAGAACAAAAAGCGCAGCGTGGCCAGTTCATGAATACCTGCTTCTCATGCCATGCATTGCGAGCACCGCTAACCGATGGTTTCAAACCTAACAAACATTTACTAGAACAATTCTCACCAAACTTTTTAGTACCACCGTTATATCACGCGGATGGACAAATAAAAGATGAAGTGTATGTGTATGGCTCCTTCTTACAAAGTAAAATGTACGATGAGGGTGTTAACTGCTTGGACTGTCACGACGCGCATAGCATGAAAGTCAAAACTCAAACCAATGGATTATGTTTACAGTGCCATAATGCTGAAATTTATGAACAAGAAAAGCACACTAACCACCCGTTAGATTCTAAAGCAGGGCAATGTGTCAGTTGTCATATGCCGGAAACAACATACATGGGTGTTGACGCAAGGAGAGATCATAGCTTCAAGATACCTCGACCAGATTTATCAAATGAATTTTCTACACCAAATGCATGTATCTCCTGTCACAGCGATAAGAATAATAGTTGGGCTGCGGAGCATTTACAATCTTGGTTTGGTAAACCTCAAGCATTATCTAATTCAGAACAGAATTATATGAAATTGATGAGTAACCAAGAACTTCCTCTGGAAGTTCATTTAGCACTAATTAATGATGATGATATGTCAGAAATTAAGCGAGCAACTGCAATTAGCCTACTCCCATATACGACGCAAATATTATCCGATCATGTTGTAAAGAATTGGGCAAATAGTCATTTACCTTTGATCAGACTAGCAACAGCCCAAGTAGGCAACCTACTGCCAGAGAAAGACAAAAATTTATCCTTCAAAAACCTACTTAACGATGAATTCAAAGCTATAAGGGTTGCTGCTGCTAATCACTTCATCTCGGATAACTTAGAATGGTTCCCTAATTTCAAATATGCATTAAAAGAGTTGCTAAAGTCTGGTAACGCTTCCGCTTGGCGAGGAGAAGGCTTGTTCAACCAAGCGCTTATAGACTTAAAGTTACGACGTGAAAAAGCAGCAATTGAAAAACTGGAACAGAGTATTGCAATTGATCCTTATTTTGCTGCCTCTTACATAAATTTAGGCGATATTTACCGAAGTTTAAAACTGGTAAAAAAAGAGCAGCAACTTTTTGAAATAGCCTTAAATAAAATCCCCACATCAGCTGAAATACAATATTCCTATGGAATGTTCCTAATTCGTTCTGGAGATAAAGCTAGCTCGATAAAGCATTTCAAGTTAGCTATGAAATATGATGCTAAAAACCCACAATATCCATACCTCTATGTTTTAGCGTTAGATTCAGTAGGCAACACACGAAAGGCTCTAGAGTTTCTTAAAGACATTTATCCTGATTATAAATCAAACATTAGCCTTAGAGATTTAGGTTTAAGCTTTTCACAGAAACTCAGAGATCGGGAATCTTATCTATTCTTCACTCAATAA
- a CDS encoding IS3 family transposase (programmed frameshift) gives MTKRKNKTYTTEFKQEAVALVTEQGYTVSQASASLGITTKLIYNWKAKLEQQQAGNALSEDERAELKRLRKENKELKMEKENLKKGKRLLCERNEVKYGFVKANSQAHDVRKMCAVMQVSRSAYYAWLKRPAKLITAEELHLYRRAKALFKRSRESLGYRELRKNLRKEGFEIGKHRTRKLMEALNLKVKQRVAYKVTTKRKHADAVADNLLNQNFNPLGPNQIWAGDVTYLKTGEGWMYLAVVMDLYSRRIVGWHIDKRMTTDLVMKAMIRAYNLRKPAKGLIFHSDRGSQYTSKRYRQLLEQFGIRASMGDVGACWDNAVVERFFGSLKHDWLLKVAQPTREHMKNDVVDYMKYYNLERLHSANGDMSPVEYENSFRKVSGWS, from the exons ATGACAAAACGAAAAAACAAAACCTATACAACCGAATTTAAACAAGAAGCTGTAGCCTTAGTGACTGAGCAAGGCTATACGGTCTCACAAGCCTCAGCTTCTTTGGGGATCACCACTAAACTCATTTATAACTGGAAAGCGAAACTTGAACAACAACAAGCTGGTAATGCGTTAAGTGAAGATGAACGAGCAGAGCTAAAACGGCTCAGAAAAGAAAATAAAGAACTCAAAATGGAGAAAGAGA ATCTTAAAAAAGGCAAGCGCCTTCTTTGCGAAAGAAATGAAGTAAAGTATGGGTTCGTCAAGGCCAATAGTCAGGCTCATGACGTCCGAAAGATGTGTGCTGTGATGCAAGTCAGTCGTTCAGCTTATTATGCATGGCTTAAACGACCAGCCAAGTTAATTACGGCAGAAGAGCTTCATTTATATCGGCGAGCTAAAGCACTGTTTAAACGTAGCCGCGAGAGCTTGGGCTATCGCGAACTACGTAAGAATTTACGCAAAGAAGGCTTTGAAATTGGTAAGCACAGAACTCGAAAGCTCATGGAAGCGTTAAACCTAAAAGTAAAGCAGCGAGTTGCCTACAAGGTAACAACGAAGCGTAAGCATGCTGATGCAGTTGCAGATAATTTGCTTAATCAGAACTTTAATCCGTTGGGGCCAAATCAGATTTGGGCTGGTGATGTGACTTATTTAAAAACAGGCGAAGGTTGGATGTATCTTGCTGTTGTGATGGATTTATATTCTCGACGCATTGTTGGTTGGCATATAGATAAACGTATGACGACTGACTTAGTGATGAAAGCCATGATTAGGGCTTATAACCTGAGAAAACCAGCTAAAGGCTTAATATTCCACTCTGACCGAGGCTCTCAATACACCAGTAAGCGTTACCGTCAGCTGCTCGAACAATTTGGTATTCGAGCGAGTATGGGTGATGTGGGAGCCTGTTGGGATAACGCAGTAGTGGAGAGGTTCTTTGGCAGTTTGAAACATGATTGGTTACTTAAAGTGGCTCAACCTACGCGTGAGCATATGAAAAATGATGTTGTCGATTATATGAAGTATTACAACTTAGAAAGACTGCATTCAGCTAATGGTGATATGTCACCAGTAGAGTATGAAAATTCTTTTAGAAAAGTGTCCGGCTGGAGTTGA
- a CDS encoding IS256 family transposase, giving the protein MNKKELEVFAKQAAKSIKTEADLTNFRKMLTKVTVEAALNAELDEHLGYVRHEQSINDNSRNGYSPKTIRTEDGEIDLDTPRDRDSSFEPQLVKKNQTRFTSMDDKILYLYSKGMTTREIVSTFKEMYDADVSPTLISRVTDAVIAQVVEWQARPLDAVYPIVYLDCLVVKIRQDKQVINKAIYLALGVNIEGHKELLGMWISENEGAKFWLNVLTELQNRGVKDILIACVDGLKGFPDAINTVYPDTQIQLCIVHMVRNSLKFVPWKDYKAITADLKRIYQSVTEDEALMALEQFEQRWDSKYPNISRSWRNNWQNVSTIFNYPEDIRKAIYTTNAIESLNSVIRKAIKKRKLFPHDDSAKKVVYLAIEQASKKWTMPIRNWKSALNRFMIEFEDRLKDVI; this is encoded by the coding sequence ATGAACAAGAAAGAACTTGAAGTCTTTGCCAAGCAAGCGGCTAAATCCATCAAAACGGAAGCAGATTTAACGAACTTTCGTAAAATGCTTACCAAGGTAACGGTTGAAGCTGCGCTTAATGCGGAGCTGGATGAACACCTTGGTTATGTTCGTCATGAGCAATCCATCAACGATAATTCACGCAATGGCTATTCGCCCAAAACTATACGAACAGAAGATGGCGAGATTGATTTAGATACACCTCGTGATAGAGATTCTAGTTTTGAGCCTCAACTGGTTAAAAAGAATCAAACCCGCTTTACGTCAATGGATGACAAGATTTTATATCTGTATTCCAAAGGCATGACGACTCGTGAAATCGTGTCCACATTCAAGGAAATGTACGATGCAGATGTTTCACCAACACTGATTTCTCGTGTGACTGATGCGGTTATCGCTCAAGTCGTCGAGTGGCAAGCCAGGCCGCTTGATGCTGTTTACCCAATCGTCTATCTCGACTGCTTGGTTGTAAAAATACGCCAAGATAAGCAAGTCATCAACAAAGCCATTTACTTAGCCTTAGGCGTGAATATCGAAGGCCATAAAGAACTTCTAGGTATGTGGATATCAGAAAACGAAGGCGCGAAGTTCTGGCTTAACGTATTAACGGAGCTTCAAAACCGTGGCGTCAAAGATATCCTTATCGCCTGTGTCGATGGCCTTAAAGGTTTCCCTGATGCAATTAATACCGTTTATCCTGACACACAAATTCAGCTTTGTATTGTTCATATGGTGCGTAATTCATTGAAGTTTGTGCCGTGGAAAGACTACAAAGCCATCACGGCTGATTTAAAGCGCATATACCAATCGGTAACTGAAGATGAAGCCTTAATGGCCTTAGAGCAGTTTGAGCAACGCTGGGACAGTAAATATCCCAATATCTCTCGCTCATGGCGAAATAACTGGCAAAACGTTAGTACCATCTTCAATTACCCTGAAGATATCAGAAAAGCTATTTACACCACCAACGCTATTGAATCGCTGAACTCAGTTATACGTAAAGCCATTAAGAAACGTAAGCTGTTCCCACATGACGATTCGGCGAAAAAGGTGGTTTACTTAGCTATTGAGCAGGCATCTAAAAAATGGACGATGCCGATAAGAAATTGGAAATCGGCCTTAAATCGATTTATGATCGAATTCGAAGACCGATTAAAAGATGTTATTTAA
- a CDS encoding PhoH family protein gives MNNPSENRNPRVLDTSALVHDPKSLLAYSEDVYICLTVLEELDNLKERTNKSVSADARVCIRMLEDIINGHSAEEMEAGIPLPSTETAKRGKLFIGIDTQLDMAKELKHTIGSDADNRIINYALHLQKELDKDVTIVSRDINMRLKARTVGVMAEDVSVDNQIADIDLLYTGVQAFEGDLFDRIESDKDFKVSGEVYTFPISLFNDEVQPNMYWYDEAGHIGRISEVTDTGVFTKLLPRKQEKVWGILPKNQRQAVALSQLTDPYYDLNIILGPAGSGKTFLAVASALHQVLELKKYKKIVVVRSRDFMDDDPGFLPGDLTEKSMPLLAGITDALISMHSDDSHEGNIHATVEHVIEKANIEFTSMAYFRGRSIDDAVLIIDEAQNMTRAQIKGMLSRGGKNCRTIVLGNLAQIDDKFVTPASSGASAAVNVYRNYEKGSVLIFDEVERSSLAEFTEKNM, from the coding sequence ATGAATAACCCAAGTGAAAATAGAAATCCAAGAGTATTAGATACATCGGCACTAGTTCATGATCCAAAGTCATTGCTCGCTTACAGTGAAGATGTATACATTTGTCTAACAGTTTTAGAAGAGTTAGATAACTTAAAAGAAAGAACTAATAAATCGGTAAGTGCTGATGCTCGTGTATGTATTCGAATGCTTGAAGACATAATTAATGGGCACAGTGCCGAAGAGATGGAAGCAGGTATTCCACTGCCTTCTACTGAAACAGCTAAAAGAGGCAAGTTGTTCATTGGTATTGATACTCAATTGGACATGGCAAAAGAGTTAAAGCACACGATTGGTAGCGATGCTGACAACAGAATAATTAACTATGCACTGCATCTTCAGAAAGAGTTAGATAAAGACGTTACTATCGTTAGCCGCGACATTAATATGCGACTAAAAGCTCGAACTGTTGGTGTTATGGCTGAAGATGTATCTGTTGATAATCAAATCGCAGATATAGATTTGTTATATACAGGAGTACAAGCGTTTGAAGGAGATCTTTTTGATCGAATCGAATCAGATAAAGATTTCAAAGTCTCAGGAGAGGTTTATACATTCCCAATAAGCTTGTTTAACGATGAAGTTCAGCCAAACATGTATTGGTACGATGAAGCTGGACATATTGGGCGAATTTCAGAAGTAACAGATACTGGAGTTTTCACGAAGTTATTGCCGCGTAAGCAAGAAAAAGTATGGGGCATATTGCCTAAAAACCAGCGTCAGGCCGTAGCTTTAAGCCAATTAACAGACCCTTACTATGACTTAAATATCATCCTTGGTCCTGCTGGCTCCGGAAAAACTTTTTTAGCAGTTGCTTCGGCGCTGCATCAAGTATTGGAGTTGAAAAAGTACAAAAAAATCGTTGTGGTTCGCTCAAGAGACTTTATGGATGATGACCCCGGATTCCTTCCGGGGGATTTAACAGAAAAATCGATGCCTTTGCTCGCAGGCATTACAGACGCACTTATCTCGATGCACTCGGATGATAGTCACGAAGGAAATATCCACGCTACAGTTGAACACGTGATCGAAAAAGCCAATATAGAATTTACTAGTATGGCTTACTTTCGGGGCCGTTCAATAGACGATGCTGTGTTAATCATTGATGAAGCTCAAAACATGACTAGAGCGCAAATCAAGGGTATGTTAAGTCGTGGAGGTAAAAATTGTCGGACTATTGTATTGGGTAACCTAGCCCAGATTGACGATAAGTTTGTAACACCTGCTTCGTCTGGTGCAAGTGCGGCTGTTAATGTATATAGAAATTATGAGAAAGGATCAGTTCTGATTTTTGATGAGGTAGAACGTAGTAGCTTGGCTGAGTTCACTGAAAAGAATATGTAG
- the rapA gene encoding RNA polymerase-associated protein RapA: MHFFPGQRWISDSESDQGLGTVTGVENRHVTIIFTATGEARKYAIDNAPLTRVIFNQGDLVPSHEGWMLKVAEVVEQGGLLTYTGTREDSGEQVQLKEVMIDHFIKFNKPQDRLINGQVDRLDWFRLRKASLKHQYEQQQSPLVGLAGGRVSLIPHQLYIAEEVGSRFAPRVLLADEVGLGKTIEAGLIIHQQLVTGRAQRVLIVVPESLMHQWLVEMLRRFNLKFAIYDEERCQQSGDENPFSAEQLVLVNLDFITESPQWYEALIAEDWDLMVVDEAHHLNWSKEAPSVEYQCIEQLAEVIPGVLLLTATPDQLGHESHFARLRLLDPDRFYDYQAFIEEESHYTEVADAANALVAKQALSTAQSDTLKKLLQETDINSQLTALAGDDESAQETARQGLIKQLLDRHGTGRILFRNSRNTIKGFPERQALPAPMELPAAYQQSIADLVADKSPEELTKLRQSKLLTTPERLYSVSSLSAATGHWYDIDPRVDYLIELLKSLGQEKVLVICAHADTAIELENALRTKEGIRAAVFHEGLSIFERDRAAAYFAQEEDSAQVLLCSEIGSEGRNFQFAHHLVLFDLPTNPDLLEQRIGRLDRIGQTQTIKLHIPYFEQSPQALLYRWYQESLNAFEHTCVTGRAVFESHGNDLQVAMFSQNWQGDAIDAVIAASHQQHLTIKQELENGRDKLLELNSSGQGRAQAIVQQVAKLDNQIDLPQYMFQVFDVFGIQQDDKADNAIALNPTEHMLSPNFPQLPEDGTTVTFDRETALACEDYQLLSWDHPMVRGAMDLVLSDEIGNASIGLLKNPALPVGTFFLECIFTVEATAPSHLQLGRYLPTTPIRVLVDKAGNNLASKVSSQVLEQQLTPVKKQVATQLIKALKGEVPALVTRAEAHAQAQIPAITEKANNNMHQTLDQEFERLQALAAINPSVRQAELDFIKTQQSQLTEYLAKAQLTFEAIRLVVVTH; the protein is encoded by the coding sequence ATGCATTTTTTCCCTGGCCAACGTTGGATCAGTGACAGTGAATCAGATCAAGGACTTGGTACGGTAACCGGTGTCGAAAATCGCCATGTGACGATTATTTTTACCGCCACGGGAGAAGCGAGAAAATATGCAATTGATAATGCCCCACTGACCCGCGTTATCTTCAACCAAGGTGATTTAGTACCTAGCCATGAAGGTTGGATGCTAAAAGTCGCAGAGGTGGTAGAGCAAGGTGGTTTGCTCACTTACACAGGGACACGCGAAGACAGTGGCGAGCAAGTGCAGCTTAAAGAAGTGATGATAGATCACTTTATTAAATTCAATAAACCACAAGACCGTTTGATTAACGGCCAAGTTGACCGCCTCGACTGGTTCCGCCTGCGCAAAGCCAGCTTAAAACACCAGTACGAACAACAACAGTCACCACTAGTGGGTTTGGCGGGCGGTCGTGTTAGCCTGATCCCTCACCAACTGTACATCGCCGAAGAAGTGGGCAGCCGTTTCGCACCGCGCGTTTTGCTTGCCGATGAAGTAGGTTTAGGTAAGACCATTGAAGCTGGTTTGATTATTCATCAACAGCTGGTCACTGGCCGCGCACAACGTGTGCTGATTGTTGTGCCTGAATCATTGATGCACCAATGGCTAGTCGAAATGCTGCGCCGCTTTAACTTAAAGTTTGCCATTTACGATGAAGAGCGCTGCCAACAGAGTGGCGACGAAAACCCCTTTAGCGCAGAGCAACTCGTACTCGTTAATTTAGATTTCATCACCGAAAGCCCACAGTGGTACGAAGCCTTGATCGCAGAAGACTGGGATTTAATGGTTGTCGATGAAGCGCATCACTTAAACTGGTCAAAAGAAGCACCAAGCGTTGAATACCAGTGTATTGAGCAACTTGCTGAGGTGATCCCGGGCGTACTCTTGTTAACAGCAACGCCAGATCAATTAGGCCATGAAAGCCACTTTGCGCGTCTGCGCCTGCTTGACCCCGATCGCTTCTACGATTACCAAGCCTTTATTGAAGAAGAAAGCCATTACACTGAAGTTGCCGATGCGGCTAATGCCTTAGTCGCCAAGCAGGCATTAAGCACAGCACAAAGCGATACGCTGAAAAAGTTACTGCAAGAAACGGATATCAACAGCCAATTGACAGCGTTGGCTGGTGATGATGAAAGTGCGCAAGAAACTGCGCGCCAAGGGCTTATCAAACAACTATTAGATCGCCATGGTACAGGTCGTATTCTGTTTAGAAACAGCCGCAATACCATCAAGGGCTTCCCAGAGCGTCAAGCACTGCCTGCACCAATGGAGCTGCCCGCGGCTTACCAGCAAAGTATTGCCGATTTAGTGGCAGATAAGTCTCCAGAAGAGCTGACCAAATTAAGACAAAGCAAGTTGCTCACCACGCCAGAGCGCCTGTATAGCGTAAGTAGTTTGAGCGCAGCAACGGGCCACTGGTACGATATCGACCCGCGCGTTGATTACCTGATTGAGCTATTAAAATCGCTTGGCCAAGAAAAAGTGCTCGTCATTTGTGCTCATGCCGATACCGCCATTGAACTAGAAAATGCACTGCGCACCAAAGAAGGTATTCGCGCGGCCGTCTTCCACGAAGGTTTGAGCATTTTTGAACGCGACCGCGCAGCCGCTTACTTCGCACAAGAAGAAGACAGCGCGCAAGTGTTACTGTGCTCAGAAATTGGCAGCGAAGGCCGTAACTTCCAATTTGCTCACCACTTGGTACTGTTCGATTTACCAACTAATCCAGATTTACTTGAGCAGCGTATTGGTCGCTTAGACCGTATTGGTCAAACGCAGACGATTAAGCTTCATATTCCTTACTTCGAGCAATCGCCGCAAGCCCTGCTTTACCGTTGGTATCAAGAATCGTTAAATGCCTTTGAACATACCTGTGTAACAGGTCGCGCGGTATTTGAAAGCCACGGCAATGACTTACAAGTCGCGATGTTTAGCCAAAACTGGCAAGGCGATGCGATTGATGCCGTGATTGCAGCGAGTCATCAACAACATTTAACCATCAAGCAAGAGCTTGAAAATGGCCGCGATAAGCTACTCGAACTCAACTCTAGCGGCCAAGGCCGTGCGCAAGCAATTGTTCAGCAAGTGGCAAAATTAGATAACCAAATTGACTTGCCACAATACATGTTCCAAGTGTTTGATGTGTTCGGCATTCAGCAAGACGACAAAGCTGACAATGCTATTGCGCTTAACCCTACCGAGCATATGTTATCGCCAAACTTCCCGCAATTACCGGAAGATGGCACGACCGTCACTTTTGATCGCGAAACCGCACTTGCCTGTGAAGACTATCAGCTACTTTCTTGGGATCACCCGATGGTGCGCGGCGCCATGGATTTAGTACTCAGCGATGAAATTGGTAACGCCAGTATTGGTTTATTGAAAAACCCAGCCTTACCTGTTGGTACCTTCTTCCTTGAATGTATTTTCACGGTCGAAGCAACAGCGCCAAGCCACTTACAGCTTGGTCGTTACCTACCGACGACACCAATTCGCGTATTAGTGGATAAAGCCGGTAACAACCTAGCGAGTAAAGTCTCTTCACAAGTGCTTGAACAGCAGCTAACGCCAGTGAAAAAACAAGTGGCAACGCAATTGATCAAAGCCCTAAAAGGTGAAGTGCCAGCCTTGGTTACGAGAGCCGAAGCACATGCACAAGCGCAAATTCCAGCGATCACTGAAAAAGCCAACAACAATATGCACCAAACGCTTGATCAGGAATTTGAACGCTTACAGGCGTTAGCGGCAATTAACCCAAGTGTTCGCCAAGCCGAGCTGGACTTTATCAAAACTCAGCAAAGCCAATTAACGGAATACTTAGCCAAAGCGCAATTAACGTTTGAAGCGATCCGCTTAGTTGTGGTTACCCACTAA
- the rluA gene encoding bifunctional tRNA pseudouridine(32) synthase/23S rRNA pseudouridine(746) synthase RluA — MVANPDFIYRPPMSPYLDIIYQDDDLVVLNKQSGILSVPGRLAEHQDCLQHRVMSVLPTATIVHRLDMATSGIIVMALNKAAHVDISRQFEKRLTQKSYLARVYGQLSEIAGEVDLPLICDWPNRPKQKVDFEHGKKALTKYQLIAQESETALVELTPVTGRSHQLRVHMLSLGHPIIGDRLYAHDKALALSNRLQLHAKSLTLAHPVTKEALTFTAPCVFEGHIPQA; from the coding sequence ATGGTTGCCAACCCTGATTTTATCTATCGCCCACCGATGTCGCCTTATTTAGATATCATCTATCAAGATGATGACTTGGTGGTGCTCAACAAGCAAAGCGGTATTTTATCCGTACCCGGTCGCTTAGCTGAGCATCAGGATTGTTTGCAGCACCGTGTGATGTCGGTGCTACCTACAGCAACCATAGTGCACCGTTTGGACATGGCGACTTCCGGTATTATTGTGATGGCGCTCAATAAAGCGGCCCATGTCGATATCAGTCGCCAATTTGAAAAGCGCCTAACGCAAAAAAGCTACCTTGCCCGTGTTTACGGTCAGCTTAGCGAAATTGCTGGTGAAGTGGATTTACCGCTGATTTGCGATTGGCCGAATCGCCCTAAGCAAAAAGTCGATTTCGAGCATGGCAAAAAAGCCTTAACTAAATACCAGCTGATCGCACAAGAAAGCGAAACGGCTCTAGTGGAGCTTACCCCAGTGACAGGCCGCTCGCATCAACTGCGCGTTCATATGTTATCTCTAGGCCACCCCATTATTGGCGATCGCCTGTATGCCCACGATAAAGCGTTAGCGCTAAGCAACCGCTTACAGCTACATGCAAAATCACTGACACTGGCTCACCCCGTCACTAAAGAGGCGCTAACCTTTACTGCCCCTTGTGTATTTGAAGGCCATATTCCACAAGCCTAA
- a CDS encoding DUF3530 family protein — MKASTPHNSLVTLALLFGFVLSLLISPLTVNAQQTPEGASKKADDKAMQEQPMTDKNNMADGDMTGDQKELSDKGDSANQTEQTEQIEIRPPVSLIEQFTQDIERSVDSSLVTPMLAGTDDFLTILQPDNHSTDRGIAILLPEWEQAATDSRAINFLRQHLPDEGWTTIVIQPLTKPDNYPSQQLKLALAAEENKEILDKYAEKLAPMLTTVMEKAAEFPGIFLVIAQGNNAAILMDLYEQAAVEQPNALITLSAHRQSAVGNQRLANQIAGSDLPVLDIVLKKDVHWIEHFAADRNKAAKRELKPIYRQRALTNFRAGYYPEQALAKEIKGWLTTVGW, encoded by the coding sequence GTGAAAGCTTCCACTCCTCATAATTCTCTTGTCACATTGGCACTTTTATTCGGCTTTGTACTGAGCCTATTGATTAGCCCGTTAACGGTAAATGCCCAGCAAACCCCAGAAGGCGCTAGTAAAAAAGCTGATGACAAAGCGATGCAAGAGCAGCCCATGACAGACAAAAACAATATGGCTGACGGCGATATGACAGGCGATCAAAAAGAGCTGTCGGACAAAGGTGATTCAGCTAATCAAACTGAGCAAACCGAACAAATCGAGATACGCCCGCCAGTTTCGCTTATCGAGCAATTTACCCAAGATATCGAACGCAGTGTCGATAGCAGTTTAGTCACCCCTATGCTCGCCGGCACTGACGACTTCCTCACCATTTTACAGCCAGATAACCACAGTACAGATCGCGGTATTGCCATTTTATTACCGGAATGGGAGCAAGCGGCAACCGACAGCCGTGCGATCAATTTTTTACGCCAGCACTTACCCGATGAAGGTTGGACGACCATTGTCATTCAACCGCTCACCAAACCCGACAATTACCCTAGCCAGCAACTAAAACTGGCCTTAGCCGCCGAAGAAAACAAAGAAATACTGGATAAATACGCTGAAAAGTTAGCCCCGATGCTAACGACTGTGATGGAAAAAGCGGCTGAATTTCCGGGGATATTTTTAGTGATCGCCCAAGGGAATAACGCCGCTATTTTAATGGATTTATACGAACAAGCGGCAGTTGAGCAACCCAACGCGTTAATCACACTCAGCGCCCACAGGCAAAGCGCAGTGGGTAACCAGCGCCTTGCTAACCAAATTGCAGGCTCCGACTTGCCGGTACTGGATATCGTATTAAAAAAAGATGTCCATTGGATTGAACACTTTGCCGCCGATCGCAATAAAGCCGCCAAACGCGAATTAAAGCCGATTTATCGCCAACGAGCGCTGACCAACTTTCGCGCGGGTTACTACCCAGAGCAAGCACTCGCCAAAGAAATAAAAGGCTGGCTCACCACCGTCGGCTGGTAG